The following are encoded together in the Bacillus sp. NP157 genome:
- the oxyR gene encoding DNA-binding transcriptional regulator OxyR gives MNLRDLSYLVALAEHRHFGRAAEASFVSQPTLSTQIKKLEDELGVALVERTPRKVLLTETGREIARRARGVLSQVEEIKSIAQRTRDPESGTIRLGIFPTLGPYLLPHVIPLLRERFPRLELLLREEKTEQVLHMLREGTLDAGILALPVHDDSLHTEFLFEEPFVLAVPSGHPLASHHRLRMDDLSEQNLLLLEDGHCLRDQALEVCHMAGAGEKTGFRATSLETLRQMVSANVGITLLPSLAVQPPVAQSANVHLIEFEDPAPSRRIAMLWRKSSAMTPFFEALAELVRGIPAELFNTHGCATGQPGGASNVALPTP, from the coding sequence ATGAACCTTCGAGACCTATCCTACCTCGTCGCCCTTGCCGAGCACCGCCACTTCGGCCGGGCCGCGGAGGCGAGCTTCGTCAGCCAACCCACCCTGTCCACGCAGATCAAGAAGCTGGAGGACGAGCTGGGCGTCGCGCTGGTCGAACGCACCCCGCGCAAGGTGCTGCTGACCGAGACCGGCCGCGAGATCGCCCGCCGCGCCCGTGGGGTGCTGTCGCAGGTGGAGGAGATCAAATCGATCGCCCAGCGCACCCGCGACCCGGAGTCCGGGACGATCCGCCTCGGCATCTTCCCCACCCTGGGGCCCTACCTGCTCCCCCACGTCATTCCCCTGCTACGCGAGCGCTTCCCGCGGCTGGAGCTGTTGCTGCGCGAGGAGAAGACCGAGCAGGTGCTGCACATGCTGCGCGAAGGCACCCTGGATGCCGGCATCCTCGCCCTGCCCGTCCACGACGATTCGCTGCACACCGAATTCCTGTTCGAAGAACCGTTCGTGCTGGCCGTCCCCAGCGGCCACCCGCTGGCCAGCCATCATCGCCTGCGCATGGACGACCTTTCCGAGCAGAACCTGCTGCTGCTGGAAGACGGCCACTGCCTGCGCGACCAGGCGCTGGAGGTCTGCCACATGGCCGGCGCCGGCGAGAAGACCGGCTTCCGCGCGACCAGCCTGGAAACCCTGCGCCAGATGGTTTCGGCCAACGTCGGCATCACCCTGCTGCCCAGCCTCGCCGTGCAGCCGCCGGTCGCCCAGTCGGCCAACGTGCACCTGATCGAATTCGAAGACCCCGCGCCGAGCCGCCGGATCGCTATGCTGTGGCGCAAGAGTTCGGCGATGACGCCGTTCTTCGAGGCCCTGGCCGAGCTGGTCAGGGGTATCCCGGCCGAGCTGTTCAACACCCATGGATGCGCCACCGGTCAACCGGGTGGGGCGTCGAACGTTGCCCTCCCGACCCCCTGA
- a CDS encoding peroxiredoxin: MLTIGDKFPEFNLLAVDGGPLANKIEDAFTTISDKSYEGKWKLVFFYPKDFTFVCPTEIKGFSDLNEQFADRDCQILAASTDSEFVHRAWRMDHADLKDLKFPMLADIKKELTSALGILTNDGVAQRATFLVDPNGEIQFAYVTAGSVGRNPDEVLRVLDALQTDELCACNWKAGEETLKVA, encoded by the coding sequence ATGCTGACCATTGGCGATAAGTTCCCCGAATTCAACCTCCTGGCCGTCGACGGCGGCCCGCTGGCCAACAAGATCGAAGACGCTTTCACCACGATCTCCGACAAGTCGTACGAGGGCAAGTGGAAGCTCGTGTTCTTCTACCCGAAGGACTTCACCTTCGTCTGCCCGACCGAGATCAAGGGTTTCAGCGACCTCAACGAGCAGTTCGCCGACCGTGATTGCCAGATCCTGGCCGCGTCGACCGACAGCGAGTTCGTCCACCGCGCATGGCGCATGGACCACGCCGACCTGAAGGACCTCAAGTTCCCGATGCTCGCGGACATCAAGAAGGAGCTGACCTCGGCTCTCGGCATCCTGACCAACGACGGCGTCGCCCAGCGCGCCACCTTCCTGGTCGATCCGAACGGCGAGATCCAGTTCGCCTACGTCACCGCCGGTTCGGTTGGCCGTAACCCGGACGAAGTGCTGCGCGTCCTCGACGCCCTGCAGACCGACGAGCTGTGCGCCTGCAACTGGAAGGCCGGCGAAGAGACCCTCAAGGTCGCCTAA